A single genomic interval of Coleofasciculus chthonoplastes PCC 7420 harbors:
- a CDS encoding sulfotransferase family protein, which yields MKLPTFLIIGVQKAGTTSIYNYLKQHPQIYMSPVKETNFLEKNWEELETKRKAKIDTFEKYCQLFEGVTDEIAIGEASPNYLFHYESSSERIKRYVPNAKLIAVLRNPVDRAYSDYLMHIRDAIDKGRRNSLSDQIKYRADKSFILLKGFYCQHLQHFYKEFDREQLQVYLYDDLSKDPVQFMRTMYQFVGVDDTFSPDVSKKAQVAQVPKNTAVNQMLRQENPLRTIVRAGLRVILPLEMRQTIRSRLIQMNSQDKKAAPLSPEERQQLIELYREDILKLQDLIQRDLSSWLK from the coding sequence ATGAAACTTCCCACTTTTCTGATTATCGGTGTTCAAAAAGCAGGGACAACCTCGATTTATAACTATTTGAAACAACATCCACAAATTTACATGAGTCCCGTTAAAGAAACAAACTTTTTAGAAAAGAACTGGGAAGAACTTGAAACTAAACGAAAAGCCAAGATTGACACCTTTGAAAAATATTGTCAACTTTTTGAAGGGGTAACAGATGAAATTGCGATTGGGGAAGCCTCTCCTAATTATCTGTTTCATTATGAATCATCCTCAGAGCGGATCAAGCGTTATGTTCCTAATGCCAAGTTGATAGCCGTCTTACGAAATCCAGTTGACCGAGCCTATTCGGATTACTTAATGCATATCCGAGATGCCATTGACAAAGGAAGGCGAAACAGCTTGTCTGACCAAATAAAATACCGGGCTGATAAATCTTTTATTTTGCTCAAGGGATTCTATTGTCAGCATTTGCAGCATTTTTATAAAGAATTTGACCGAGAGCAACTCCAAGTTTATTTGTATGATGACTTGTCTAAAGACCCGGTTCAATTCATGAGAACCATGTATCAGTTTGTTGGCGTCGATGATACCTTTTCGCCGGATGTCTCCAAAAAAGCTCAAGTTGCTCAAGTTCCCAAAAATACGGCAGTGAATCAGATGTTACGCCAAGAAAATCCATTGAGAACGATAGTCAGGGCTGGACTCCGAGTAATTTTACCCCTGGAAATGAGGCAAACGATTCGTTCTCGCCTGATTCAAATGAACTCTCAAGATAAGAAAGCGGCTCCACTTTCGCCAGAGGAGCGCCAACAACTGATCGAACTCTATCGAGAGGATATTCTCAAGTTACAAGATTTAATTCAACGAGACCTTTCGTCTTGGTTAAAGTAG
- the ispD gene encoding 2-C-methyl-D-erythritol 4-phosphate cytidylyltransferase, whose translation MHLLIPAAGMGRRMGSDRNKLLLTLLGKPLLAWTLLAAEAATEVTQIGIIGQPGDQTDIQAILADLALTKAVQLIPGGATRQESVYNGLQALPSTAERVLIHDGARCLATSQLFDRCAEHLRDCPGLIAAIPVKDTIKVVDESDIIQDTPDRRRLWAAQTPQGFEVSLLKQCHDQGRKLNWDVTDDAALFERCGLPVQIVAGEETNLKVTTPMDLAIAEFILRQRLAASHHS comes from the coding sequence GTGCATTTATTAATTCCAGCAGCGGGAATGGGACGACGAATGGGGAGCGATCGCAACAAGCTATTGCTCACTTTACTGGGTAAACCCTTGTTGGCATGGACGCTACTGGCGGCGGAAGCGGCGACGGAAGTTACCCAAATTGGCATTATTGGACAGCCTGGGGATCAAACGGATATTCAGGCAATTCTGGCGGATCTCGCCCTGACGAAAGCAGTACAACTGATTCCTGGGGGCGCAACTCGCCAAGAATCCGTGTATAACGGCTTGCAGGCTTTACCCTCAACGGCTGAACGGGTACTGATTCACGATGGTGCGAGATGTTTAGCCACATCCCAATTATTTGATCGCTGTGCAGAACACCTCAGAGATTGTCCGGGTTTGATTGCCGCGATCCCGGTTAAGGATACGATTAAAGTTGTCGATGAGTCGGATATTATCCAAGATACACCCGACAGGCGACGGTTGTGGGCAGCCCAGACGCCCCAAGGATTCGAGGTATCGCTGCTGAAGCAATGTCATGATCAAGGACGAAAATTGAATTGGGACGTTACCGATGATGCGGCATTATTTGAGCGCTGTGGGCTACCTGTACAGATTGTGGCAGGGGAAGAGACCAATCTCAAGGTAACCACACCCATGGATTTAGCGATCGCGGAGTTTATTCTGCGTCAGCGACTTGCAGCCAGTCATCATTCATAA